A region of Candidatus Omnitrophota bacterium DNA encodes the following proteins:
- the nadA gene encoding quinolinate synthase NadA, with protein MSNITEKIENLKKKRNAVILVHNYQPSEVQDIADFRGDSLGLSREAAKTSADVIVFCGVHFMAETAAILSPDKTVLLPDKDAGCPMADMIDAEKLRALKKKHPHASVVCYVNSTAEVKAESDYCCTSANAVEILSGIENNEIIFVPDKYLGSFAAGKAGKKVILYEGYCPIHMKILEQHITDGRKAHPGAKVLVHPECRTAICDLADEVLSTSGMERYARETKCEEMIIGTETGLVYRLQKDNPGKKFYPASAEAVCPNMKKTSLEKVLWALDEMKHEIRVKESTAKAARKAIDRMISFG; from the coding sequence ATGAGTAATATTACAGAAAAAATAGAAAACTTGAAGAAAAAACGGAACGCGGTTATACTCGTGCATAATTACCAGCCTTCCGAGGTGCAGGATATCGCAGACTTCAGAGGCGATTCACTCGGTTTGAGCAGAGAGGCGGCGAAGACTTCAGCCGATGTGATAGTTTTCTGCGGCGTGCATTTTATGGCGGAGACCGCTGCCATACTCTCGCCGGATAAAACCGTCCTGCTGCCGGATAAGGACGCGGGATGCCCGATGGCGGATATGATAGACGCCGAAAAACTCAGGGCTTTGAAAAAGAAACACCCGCACGCTTCGGTCGTCTGTTATGTCAATTCCACGGCGGAGGTGAAGGCGGAGTCGGATTACTGCTGCACTTCCGCAAACGCAGTGGAGATTTTAAGCGGGATTGAAAATAATGAAATTATTTTTGTGCCGGATAAATATCTTGGAAGTTTCGCCGCCGGAAAAGCGGGCAAAAAAGTGATCCTTTACGAGGGTTACTGCCCCATCCACATGAAGATTTTAGAGCAGCATATCACAGATGGCCGCAAGGCGCATCCGGGGGCAAAAGTTCTTGTTCATCCGGAATGCAGAACAGCAATCTGCGATTTGGCGGATGAAGTGCTTTCCACTTCCGGCATGGAAAGATACGCGCGGGAAACTAAGTGTGAGGAAATGATAATAGGCACGGAAACGGGCCTTGTTTACAGGCTTCAAAAGGACAATCCCGGCAAGAAATTTTATCCGGCCTCAGCCGAAGCCGTGTGCCCCAATATGAAAAAAACGAGTTTGGAAAAAGTGCTTTGGGCGCTTGATGAAATGAAGCATGAGATAAGGGTGAAAGAGTCCACGGCGAAGGCCGCCCGTAAGGCCATCGACAGAATGATTTCTTTTGGATAG
- the nifU gene encoding Fe-S cluster assembly scaffold protein NifU — protein sequence MEYSDKVMEHFRNPRNVGEIKDADGVGKVGNPVCGDIMNLYIKVRDGVIVDAKFKTFGCGAAIATSSITTELVKGKTIEDALKLSNQAVTEALGGLPAVKRHCSVLAEEALKSAIDDYKARKAAKNG from the coding sequence ATGGAATACAGCGATAAGGTGATGGAGCATTTCAGGAATCCCCGCAATGTGGGGGAGATCAAAGACGCCGACGGCGTGGGAAAAGTGGGAAATCCAGTCTGCGGCGATATAATGAACCTTTACATAAAGGTCAGAGACGGGGTGATCGTTGACGCTAAATTCAAAACATTCGGATGCGGCGCCGCCATCGCCACATCGTCAATAACGACGGAACTTGTCAAAGGTAAAACAATAGAGGACGCGCTCAAGCTCTCCAATCAGGCGGTGACGGAAGCCCTCGGCGGACTGCCCGCGGTGAAGCGGCATTGTTCCGTTCTTGCCGAAGAGGCGCTGAAATCAGCTATAGATGATTATAAGGCGCGGAAGGCCGCTAAGAATGGCTGA